One Telluria mixta DNA window includes the following coding sequences:
- the sigJ gene encoding RNA polymerase sigma factor SigJ, translating to MDTQTATPLDEFVRLRPRLFGIAYRMLGVRADAEDIVQEAWLRWQNGGSIEARTPEAWLVTVVTRLSIDRLRGAMTEREHYVGPWLPEPLVEDTADSPESALEAAGDLSTAFLLMLERLAPEERAVFLLHQVFDFDYAEVAAMVGKTEAACRKVLQRARERVRAERPRFAVNRELHLELLGRFVQATRSADPAQVQALLTADATFTGDGGGKVKTTVKQVFGADRVGRLVAGIERKWSNAATRHDIITVNGMPGLLTWRDGMPDAITSIHVEDGRIAAIYVVRNPDKLSGLAGMRA from the coding sequence ATGGATACCCAGACCGCCACACCGCTGGACGAATTCGTCCGCCTGCGCCCCCGCCTGTTCGGGATTGCCTATCGCATGCTCGGGGTGCGCGCCGACGCCGAAGACATCGTCCAGGAAGCCTGGCTGCGCTGGCAGAACGGCGGCAGCATCGAGGCGCGCACGCCGGAAGCGTGGCTCGTCACCGTCGTCACGCGGCTCTCCATCGACCGCCTGCGCGGGGCGATGACGGAGCGCGAGCACTACGTCGGCCCATGGCTGCCGGAACCGCTCGTGGAAGACACGGCGGACTCGCCGGAAAGCGCGCTTGAAGCGGCGGGCGACCTCTCGACCGCGTTCCTGCTGATGCTCGAACGGCTGGCACCGGAGGAGCGCGCCGTGTTCCTGCTGCACCAGGTATTCGATTTCGATTACGCCGAAGTCGCGGCGATGGTCGGCAAGACGGAAGCCGCCTGCCGCAAGGTACTGCAGCGGGCGCGCGAGCGGGTGCGCGCGGAACGGCCCCGGTTCGCCGTCAACCGCGAATTGCACCTGGAATTGCTGGGGCGCTTCGTGCAGGCGACCCGCTCGGCCGATCCGGCGCAGGTACAGGCCCTGCTGACGGCGGATGCCACGTTCACGGGCGATGGCGGCGGCAAGGTCAAGACGACCGTGAAACAGGTGTTCGGCGCCGACCGCGTGGGCCGCCTTGTCGCGGGCATCGAACGCAAGTGGTCCAACGCCGCGACGCGCCACGATATCATCACGGTCAACGGCATGCCGGGCCTGCTGACCTGGCGCGATGGCATGCCGGATGCGATCACGTCGATCCACGTCGAGGACGGCCGCATCGCCGCCATCTACGTGGTGCGCAATCCGGACAAGCTAAGCGGACTGGCCGGCATGCGTGCCTGA
- a CDS encoding GGDEF domain-containing protein has protein sequence MLFLSHSFFIKDNQAELQLHAHKYDFDIRFFHELSEFVTAVERDAGDGLYLIDLDALYNMQSDLHDKRKTLLLGELLERLPDDHRYVYLQSVRQGSRFLLQQRLVDSKCLAYAEKPIANDVLVDKLFNLFVQQKRGDLVRVAMLGAPPGWDEAALREQRLDITYHTDPQTLHLRVKDLQPDMVLITDVEYERTEAVVRVLKRNIEADPVREITLLQRRADPAQARRALDSGFDALLAMDDPDLLARQLLNRAAKIRISRDLIGKDRATGLLNKIGLQQKAQSLICRAALENRPLCFGIIDIDKFKTINDTWGHYFGDIVIKRLSLTLAARMEEGDLLSRFGGEEFVVVFWDCNLEQGWRRLDALRQAFGAIAFEVKPGDVRHFSFSGGLAAYPEGRSENELFLRADAMLYEAKQGGRNQIRPLAAPVAQTG, from the coding sequence GTGTTGTTCTTGTCGCACAGCTTCTTCATCAAGGACAACCAGGCCGAGTTGCAGTTGCACGCGCATAAGTACGATTTCGACATCCGCTTCTTCCATGAGCTCAGCGAATTCGTGACTGCCGTCGAGCGCGACGCGGGCGACGGCCTGTACCTGATCGATCTGGACGCGCTGTACAACATGCAGTCCGACCTGCATGACAAGCGCAAGACCCTGCTGCTGGGCGAGTTGCTGGAACGGCTGCCGGACGATCACCGCTACGTCTACCTGCAGAGCGTGCGCCAGGGCAGCCGGTTCCTGCTGCAGCAACGCCTCGTCGACAGCAAGTGCCTGGCCTATGCCGAAAAACCCATCGCCAACGACGTCCTCGTCGACAAGCTGTTCAACCTGTTCGTGCAGCAGAAACGCGGCGACCTCGTACGCGTGGCCATGCTGGGCGCGCCGCCGGGCTGGGACGAGGCCGCGCTGCGCGAACAGCGCCTGGACATCACCTATCACACCGACCCGCAGACGCTGCATCTGCGCGTGAAAGACCTGCAGCCCGACATGGTCCTGATCACGGACGTGGAATACGAACGCACGGAAGCCGTCGTGCGCGTCCTCAAGCGCAATATCGAAGCGGACCCCGTGCGCGAGATCACGTTGCTGCAGCGCCGTGCCGACCCGGCCCAGGCCCGGCGCGCGCTGGACAGCGGTTTCGATGCGCTGCTCGCGATGGACGACCCGGACCTGCTCGCGCGCCAGCTGCTCAACCGGGCCGCCAAGATCCGCATCAGCCGCGACCTCATCGGCAAGGACCGCGCGACTGGCCTGTTGAACAAGATCGGCCTGCAGCAAAAGGCGCAGTCGCTGATCTGCCGCGCGGCGCTGGAGAACAGGCCGCTGTGCTTCGGCATCATCGACATCGACAAGTTCAAGACCATCAACGATACCTGGGGCCATTACTTTGGCGACATCGTCATCAAGCGCCTGTCGCTGACCTTGGCGGCGCGCATGGAAGAGGGCGATCTGCTGAGCCGCTTCGGCGGCGAGGAATTCGTCGTCGTCTTCTGGGATTGCAACCTGGAGCAGGGCTGGCGCCGGCTCGACGCACTGCGCCAGGCGTTCGGCGCGATCGCGTTCGAGGTCAAGCCGGGCGACGTGCGCCACTTCTCGTTCAGCGGCGGCCTGGCGGCGTACCCGGAAGGCCGCAGCGAGAACGAATTGTTCCTGCGCGCCGATGCGATGCTGTACGAAGCGAAGCAGGGCGGGCGGAACCAGATCCGGCCGCTGGCGGCGCCCGTCGCGCAAACGGGCTGA
- a CDS encoding DNA-binding protein, protein MAGQEVTFDDVARAAESLQKDGEAVTIEAVQDFLAEGSPNAIFKHLAAWRAANVKPVKPPKAELPKELLAGLADWALKFAEESGAGDREALARNEADIEALRSAGEALEGERDALRDEMANAAAAAEEAIAERDETIERLNAELKNARQVAMDALVSKAKDQLAIDGKEQQLAQLRQELERKVADMAAESDARLRAEMELVGATTARDSLASELDDLRAKLDKSTTERSKLRAELTELKKK, encoded by the coding sequence ATGGCAGGCCAAGAAGTCACATTCGACGACGTTGCGCGCGCAGCCGAGAGTTTGCAGAAGGATGGCGAAGCGGTCACCATCGAAGCGGTGCAGGACTTCCTCGCCGAGGGTTCGCCGAACGCGATCTTCAAGCATCTGGCCGCGTGGCGTGCGGCAAACGTCAAGCCGGTGAAGCCTCCCAAGGCCGAGCTGCCGAAGGAATTGCTGGCGGGGCTGGCAGACTGGGCCCTGAAGTTCGCGGAAGAGTCCGGCGCCGGCGACCGCGAGGCGCTGGCGCGCAACGAGGCGGATATCGAAGCCCTGCGTTCAGCCGGCGAAGCACTCGAAGGCGAACGCGATGCGCTGCGTGACGAAATGGCGAACGCGGCGGCGGCGGCGGAGGAAGCGATCGCCGAGCGCGACGAAACCATCGAACGCCTGAACGCGGAACTCAAGAATGCGCGCCAGGTCGCGATGGATGCCCTCGTCAGCAAGGCGAAGGACCAGCTCGCGATCGACGGCAAGGAACAGCAGCTGGCGCAGCTGCGCCAGGAACTGGAACGCAAGGTGGCCGACATGGCCGCCGAATCCGATGCACGCCTGCGCGCCGAGATGGAACTCGTGGGCGCGACCACCGCCCGCGACAGCCTGGCGTCCGAGCTGGACGACCTGCGTGCGAAGCTCGACAAGTCGACGACGGAGCGCAGCAAGCTGCGGGCCGAGCTCACCGAGCTCAAAAAGAAGTAA
- a CDS encoding Lrp/AsnC family transcriptional regulator: protein MKDGQLDETDRQILRTLSRDGRISNQKLAETVHLSPTPCWHRVKSLEEAGFITGYVAMLDQRALGMPDTVIIEVTVDRHDDEIFKAFQDALADLPEVMEAYLLSGEYDYLIKVAVAGTEGYEKFLRQKLYKLPGVTRTRSTFTLRCLKRTPSVSP, encoded by the coding sequence ATGAAAGACGGCCAGCTGGACGAGACCGACCGCCAGATCCTGCGCACGCTCAGCCGCGACGGGCGCATCAGCAACCAGAAACTGGCCGAAACGGTGCACCTGTCGCCGACGCCTTGCTGGCACCGCGTCAAATCGCTGGAGGAAGCAGGTTTCATCACGGGCTACGTCGCAATGCTGGACCAGCGGGCCCTGGGCATGCCGGACACGGTGATCATCGAAGTGACGGTGGACCGCCATGACGACGAGATCTTCAAGGCGTTCCAGGACGCCCTGGCCGACCTGCCGGAGGTGATGGAGGCGTATCTGCTGTCGGGGGAGTACGACTACCTGATCAAGGTTGCCGTGGCGGGGACGGAGGGCTACGAGAAATTCCTGCGGCAGAAGCTGTACAAGCTGCCGGGGGTAACGCGGACGCGGTCGACGTTTACGTTACGGTGCCTGAAACGCACCCCGTCCGTGTCACCATAA
- a CDS encoding DMT family transporter produces MLITPALFAANLVVARWAQGAGIPPVFLAFGRWMLAFLILLPSCGPRLWALRGTLRANWQRILLLAGLGMGLSVAPQYVGARHTSAANVGIIFAACPALVSLIETLVWKAPLSRRQAGGMFLAIFGVLVVLSKGDVTALGQLEFGGGDLWVVLAACGWSLYTVFNKRLPLPPLPSTVKLAALIGGGALVLAPFAAFEAASGTVADFADGRLYAALAFLAVVPSLGAYFFFDRLVVAAGPARASLTVYLIPLFATLAAWPMLKEPPHLYHAAGFAVILAGVAVASMRRPVQSPR; encoded by the coding sequence ATGCTGATCACCCCCGCGCTGTTCGCAGCGAACCTCGTCGTCGCCCGCTGGGCGCAGGGCGCGGGGATTCCGCCCGTCTTCCTCGCCTTCGGGCGCTGGATGCTGGCGTTCCTGATCCTGCTGCCGTCGTGCGGACCGCGCCTGTGGGCGCTGCGCGGGACGCTGCGCGCCAACTGGCAGCGCATCCTGCTGCTGGCCGGCCTCGGCATGGGCCTGTCCGTCGCCCCGCAATACGTGGGCGCGCGCCACACGAGCGCGGCCAACGTGGGCATCATCTTCGCCGCCTGCCCGGCACTCGTGTCCCTGATCGAAACGCTCGTGTGGAAGGCGCCGCTGTCGCGCCGCCAGGCGGGCGGCATGTTCCTGGCGATTTTCGGCGTGCTCGTCGTGCTGTCGAAGGGCGACGTGACCGCGCTCGGCCAGCTGGAATTCGGCGGCGGCGACCTGTGGGTCGTACTGGCCGCATGCGGCTGGTCGTTGTATACCGTCTTCAACAAGCGCCTGCCGCTGCCGCCGCTGCCGTCCACGGTGAAGCTGGCGGCGCTGATCGGTGGCGGCGCGCTCGTGCTGGCACCGTTCGCCGCGTTCGAAGCGGCCAGCGGCACCGTCGCCGACTTCGCCGACGGCCGCCTGTACGCGGCGCTCGCGTTCCTTGCCGTCGTGCCGAGCCTCGGCGCGTACTTCTTCTTCGACCGCCTCGTGGTGGCCGCCGGCCCGGCACGCGCGAGCCTGACCGTGTACCTGATCCCGCTGTTCGCGACCCTGGCGGCGTGGCCCATGCTGAAGGAGCCGCCGCACCTGTATCATGCGGCCGGTTTCGCCGTCATCCTGGCCGGCGTCGCCGTCGCCAGCATGCGCCGCCCGGTTCAAAGCCCTCGTTAA
- a CDS encoding GH92 family glycosyl hydrolase — protein sequence MRRAALHFAIALLCAGSNSHAANRTDNVDVFIGTGGDGHTFPGAARPFGMVQLSPDTQVRHFRQSYPWAAGYRYDDDSILGFSHTHFSGAGHSDLGDVLLMPTAGEVKLEPGYPERPFSGYRSRFSHKDERAEPGYYAVKLLDNDVDVELTASARVGLHRYRFKPGAEANVILDLRASIYDWSGKNLWSRLRLRGTDTVTGMRETRGWAPGRQLYFAIRFSRPIVAHQLLNREEGVEYKGFAAPGKTPADKVLVEGKALEGTFGFGTPADGTVLVKVAVSGVSEDGALANLDEMPGWDFDAERRRAHDAWEEALAAVDIDAPPPMKRMAYTSLYHALLAPSLFMDADGKYRGPDNQVHQAQGFRFHSTFSLWDTHRALHPLLTLIQPEKRNVDFVRSLIESQKASPYGILPVWQFAGLETWCMIGYHAVPVIADAYMKGLKGFDADEALRAMTASAEYGPYGGLQHYMKLGYVPIDLEPEAASKTVEYAFDDWTIARMADKMGRRDVADRYYKRAQNWRNVFDPETGFVRAKKSDGQFRTPFDPVRSNFGSDYTEGSAWQYSWYMPHDNAGLVKMLGGDAGLINKIDQVFDAKIDPAVYAHMEDISGLIGHYAHGNEPSHHVAYLYNYAGAPWKTQARLAHIVKSQYNDTPDGLAGNDDLGQMSAWLAFTALGFYPVAPGSNEYAIGRPFVGRATLNLPNGKRFTIRTEGLSDAHPYVGSVTLNGKPLARSVLRHEEIVAGGELVFRMQAAPDKDWGKAPANRPYTQTAY from the coding sequence ATGCGCCGCGCCGCCCTTCACTTCGCCATCGCCCTCCTCTGCGCCGGCAGTAACAGCCACGCGGCCAACCGCACGGACAACGTCGACGTCTTCATCGGCACCGGCGGCGACGGCCACACCTTTCCCGGCGCGGCCAGGCCGTTCGGCATGGTGCAGCTCAGTCCCGACACGCAGGTGCGCCACTTCCGCCAGAGCTATCCGTGGGCGGCCGGCTACCGCTACGACGACGATTCCATCCTCGGCTTCTCGCACACGCATTTTTCCGGTGCGGGCCACTCGGACCTGGGCGACGTGCTGTTGATGCCGACTGCGGGCGAGGTGAAACTGGAACCCGGCTATCCCGAGCGCCCGTTCAGCGGCTACCGCTCGCGCTTTTCGCACAAGGACGAGCGCGCGGAGCCGGGCTATTACGCGGTAAAACTGCTGGACAACGACGTCGACGTGGAGCTGACCGCGAGCGCGCGCGTGGGCCTGCACCGCTACCGCTTCAAGCCCGGCGCGGAGGCCAATGTGATCCTCGATCTGCGCGCCAGCATCTACGACTGGTCCGGCAAGAACCTGTGGTCGCGCCTGCGGCTGCGCGGCACCGACACGGTGACGGGCATGCGCGAAACGCGCGGCTGGGCGCCCGGCCGCCAGCTGTATTTCGCGATCCGCTTCTCGCGCCCGATCGTCGCGCACCAGCTGCTGAACCGCGAGGAAGGCGTCGAATACAAGGGCTTCGCGGCGCCCGGCAAGACGCCTGCCGACAAGGTCCTCGTCGAAGGCAAGGCATTGGAAGGCACGTTCGGCTTCGGCACGCCCGCCGACGGCACGGTGCTCGTGAAGGTGGCCGTGTCCGGCGTCAGCGAGGACGGCGCGCTCGCCAACCTCGACGAGATGCCCGGCTGGGACTTCGATGCCGAGCGCCGGCGCGCGCACGACGCGTGGGAAGAGGCGCTTGCGGCCGTCGACATCGACGCTCCGCCGCCGATGAAGCGCATGGCCTATACGAGCCTGTACCACGCGCTGCTGGCCCCCAGCCTGTTCATGGACGCGGACGGCAAATACCGCGGCCCGGACAACCAGGTGCACCAGGCGCAAGGCTTCCGCTTCCACTCCACGTTCTCGCTGTGGGACACGCACCGCGCCCTGCACCCGCTGCTGACGCTGATCCAGCCGGAGAAGCGCAACGTCGACTTCGTCCGCTCGCTGATCGAATCGCAGAAGGCCAGCCCGTACGGCATCCTGCCCGTCTGGCAGTTCGCCGGCCTGGAGACGTGGTGCATGATCGGCTACCACGCCGTGCCCGTCATCGCCGACGCGTACATGAAAGGCCTGAAGGGTTTCGACGCCGACGAGGCGCTGCGCGCGATGACGGCCAGCGCGGAGTACGGTCCGTACGGCGGCCTGCAACACTACATGAAGCTGGGCTACGTACCGATCGACCTGGAACCTGAAGCGGCATCGAAGACGGTGGAATATGCGTTCGACGACTGGACCATCGCGCGCATGGCCGACAAGATGGGCCGGCGCGACGTGGCCGACCGTTATTACAAGCGCGCACAGAACTGGCGCAACGTGTTCGACCCGGAGACGGGCTTCGTGCGGGCGAAGAAGTCGGATGGCCAGTTCCGCACGCCGTTCGATCCCGTGCGTTCGAACTTCGGCAGCGATTACACGGAAGGCAGCGCGTGGCAGTATTCCTGGTATATGCCGCACGATAACGCGGGCCTTGTGAAGATGCTGGGTGGCGACGCGGGGCTGATCAACAAGATCGACCAGGTGTTCGACGCGAAGATCGATCCGGCGGTCTATGCGCACATGGAAGACATCTCGGGCCTGATCGGGCACTACGCCCACGGCAACGAACCCTCGCACCACGTCGCCTACCTGTACAACTACGCCGGCGCGCCGTGGAAGACGCAGGCGCGCCTGGCGCACATCGTGAAGAGCCAGTACAACGACACGCCGGACGGCCTCGCGGGCAACGACGACCTGGGCCAGATGTCGGCCTGGCTCGCGTTCACGGCGCTGGGCTTTTATCCCGTCGCCCCTGGCAGCAACGAGTACGCGATCGGGCGGCCGTTCGTTGGGCGCGCGACGTTGAACCTGCCGAACGGGAAGCGTTTCACGATCCGCACCGAAGGCCTGTCGGATGCGCACCCGTACGTGGGCAGCGTGACGTTGAACGGCAAGCCGCTGGCGCGCAGCGTGCTGCGGCACGAAGAGATCGTGGCGGGCGGGGAGCTCGTGTTCCGGATGCAGGCGGCACCCGACAAGGACTGGGGCAAGGCGCCGGCGAACCGGCCCTACACCCAGACGGCGTATTAA
- the bla gene encoding class A beta-lactamase, whose amino-acid sequence MIDPSRRTVLLAALALPALGLTGTAHAAAPAFADLERRAGGRLGVAAWRRGGSQVLAWRGDERFPFCSTAKVMVVGTVLTQASRTPGLLDERVRYRKADLVSWSPVTEQHVDGGMTIADLCAATLQVSDNSACNLLLDRIGGPAAVTAFARRIGDTAFRLDRRETELNSALPGDPRDTTTPRAMANSLEALLLEEALAPEARRGLLDWMLANTTGKERIQAGFPADWRVADKTGTGAWGTTNDVGIVFPPQGQPVIVAIYYTGSSPDAKSDSKVVADAAAIVARALGTA is encoded by the coding sequence ATGATCGATCCGTCCCGCCGCACCGTCCTGCTTGCCGCCCTGGCCTTGCCCGCGCTGGGCCTGACCGGCACCGCTCACGCCGCCGCTCCGGCTTTCGCCGACCTCGAACGCCGCGCCGGCGGCCGCCTCGGTGTCGCCGCGTGGCGCCGCGGCGGATCTCAGGTGCTCGCATGGCGCGGCGACGAGCGCTTCCCGTTCTGCAGCACGGCCAAGGTGATGGTCGTCGGCACCGTGCTGACGCAGGCGTCGCGCACGCCGGGCCTGCTCGACGAGCGCGTGCGCTACAGGAAGGCGGACCTGGTGTCGTGGTCCCCCGTGACGGAACAACACGTCGACGGCGGCATGACGATCGCGGACCTGTGCGCCGCCACGCTGCAGGTCAGCGACAACAGCGCGTGCAACCTGCTGCTCGACCGGATCGGCGGTCCGGCTGCCGTCACGGCGTTCGCGCGCCGCATCGGCGACACGGCATTCCGTCTCGACCGCCGCGAGACCGAACTGAATTCGGCGCTGCCCGGCGACCCGCGCGACACGACGACGCCGCGCGCGATGGCGAACAGCCTGGAAGCGCTGCTGCTCGAGGAAGCGCTGGCACCCGAGGCGCGGCGCGGCCTGCTCGACTGGATGCTCGCGAACACGACGGGGAAGGAGCGCATCCAGGCAGGCTTTCCGGCCGATTGGCGCGTGGCCGACAAGACCGGGACGGGCGCCTGGGGCACGACCAACGACGTGGGCATCGTGTTCCCGCCGCAGGGCCAGCCCGTGATCGTGGCGATCTACTACACGGGATCCTCGCCCGACGCGAAGAGCGACAGCAAGGTCGTCGCCGACGCCGCGGCGATCGTCGCGCGGGCGCTGGGGACCGCCTGA
- a CDS encoding GNAT family N-acetyltransferase, which produces MQPGLMAEADLDAVLAVQAACYPPAMQEAADVVRARLRASPDTVLVARDADGVCAYLFAYPSRLGKVTPLGGAFSVPESPDTLYLHDVAVAPRVAGQGVARRLVDAMLARAAGLRHSALVSVQDTRRFWESLGYLPAAGDAAALATYPAGALYMTKRLSAQA; this is translated from the coding sequence ATGCAGCCGGGACTCATGGCGGAGGCCGACCTGGACGCCGTGCTGGCCGTGCAGGCCGCGTGCTATCCGCCCGCGATGCAGGAAGCCGCGGACGTCGTGCGGGCGCGCCTGCGCGCGAGCCCGGACACGGTGCTGGTCGCGCGCGACGCCGACGGCGTCTGCGCCTACCTGTTCGCGTACCCGTCGCGGCTCGGCAAGGTGACGCCCCTCGGCGGCGCGTTCTCGGTGCCGGAGAGTCCGGACACGCTGTACCTGCACGACGTCGCCGTGGCGCCGCGGGTGGCCGGGCAGGGCGTCGCGCGCCGCCTCGTGGACGCGATGCTGGCGCGGGCCGCCGGCTTGCGCCACTCCGCGCTCGTGTCCGTGCAGGATACGCGCCGCTTCTGGGAAAGCCTGGGCTATCTGCCCGCGGCGGGGGACGCGGCGGCACTGGCCACGTATCCGGCCGGCGCGCTGTACATGACGAAGCGCCTGTCAGCGCAGGCCTGA
- a CDS encoding NAD(P)H-dependent oxidoreductase — MGARILLIQGHPDCHRPHLCHALAQAYVDGASAAGHDVEVVEPARLSFPLLTSPSEWWHGSAPPQLAAVQEAIQHADHLVFVYPLWMGDMPALMRGFMEHVTRPGVFMDDPRRPFGAGLLGGRSARLVVSMGMPAALYRWGYGGYGVKMMRRQILGRAGIRPVRTTLIGRAHSLSAERIDTWRDHLRRLGGSAA; from the coding sequence ATGGGGGCACGCATACTATTGATTCAGGGTCATCCCGACTGCCATCGCCCGCACCTGTGCCATGCGCTGGCCCAGGCGTACGTGGACGGCGCAAGCGCGGCGGGGCATGACGTCGAGGTCGTCGAACCGGCCCGTTTGAGCTTTCCGCTGCTGACCAGCCCGTCCGAATGGTGGCACGGCTCGGCGCCGCCGCAGCTCGCGGCCGTGCAGGAGGCGATCCAGCACGCGGACCACCTGGTCTTCGTGTACCCGCTGTGGATGGGCGACATGCCCGCGCTGATGCGCGGCTTCATGGAACACGTCACGCGGCCCGGCGTCTTCATGGACGACCCGCGCCGGCCGTTCGGCGCCGGCCTGCTGGGCGGCCGCAGCGCGCGGCTCGTCGTCAGCATGGGCATGCCGGCGGCCCTCTACCGGTGGGGTTACGGCGGCTACGGCGTCAAGATGATGCGGCGGCAGATCCTCGGCAGGGCCGGCATCCGGCCCGTGCGCACGACGCTGATCGGGCGGGCGCATTCCCTGTCGGCCGAGCGCATCGACACGTGGCGCGATCACCTGCGGCGGCTGGGTGGCTCGGCGGCCTGA
- a CDS encoding YaiO family outer membrane beta-barrel protein, with protein MPVAAQLPPSPPSVSAPAQPAATPSFDDAYARARALANDGQPELALAAYDALLARSPGNVDVLLGRGIVYARLGRWQEAERDLRAAAAASPTYADVWSALGNTYAWSDQPDQAVDAYTRLIALQPDDAASYVARGRALRALGRNAEARADLDKATALGASGDAFDALAAALQPRAGNPDATIAAGYTWAASLSSSWTDVGAGPRWNDQTASIRHYTKRGSLAFETLRAHRFGRHDYAWALDGYANLWSGAYANLRYQRGAAARLFPANSGRAELYQSLGNGWEASVSDDVLGFASRVNIYGVGIAKYTGDWYVQLRHQNIVSAGSHGTGERLLARWYYAGDADTYAEVTVNSGRSDDPLSLVGGQGRSGGGSATWVRYWTPNWGTRVGASFSRASGADNQRGLTFSLYRRW; from the coding sequence ATGCCTGTCGCTGCCCAGCTACCTCCATCGCCTCCCTCCGTTTCCGCCCCGGCCCAGCCGGCCGCAACGCCTTCCTTCGATGACGCCTACGCCCGGGCGCGCGCCCTCGCCAACGACGGCCAGCCCGAGCTGGCGCTGGCCGCCTACGACGCGCTGCTGGCCCGCTCGCCGGGCAACGTCGACGTGCTGCTCGGCCGTGGCATTGTCTACGCGCGGCTGGGACGGTGGCAGGAGGCCGAGCGCGACCTGCGCGCCGCGGCGGCAGCCTCGCCGACCTATGCGGACGTGTGGTCCGCGCTCGGCAACACCTACGCCTGGAGCGACCAGCCCGACCAGGCAGTCGATGCCTACACGCGCCTTATCGCGCTGCAGCCGGATGACGCCGCCTCGTACGTGGCGCGCGGCCGCGCCCTGCGTGCGCTGGGCCGGAATGCCGAGGCGCGGGCGGACCTGGACAAGGCGACAGCGCTGGGCGCCAGCGGCGATGCGTTCGACGCGCTGGCTGCCGCCCTGCAGCCCCGCGCCGGCAACCCGGACGCGACAATCGCGGCCGGCTACACGTGGGCCGCGAGCCTGTCGTCGAGCTGGACGGACGTCGGCGCCGGCCCGCGCTGGAACGACCAGACCGCCAGCATCCGCCATTACACGAAGCGCGGTTCGCTCGCGTTCGAGACGCTGCGCGCGCACCGCTTCGGGCGGCACGACTACGCGTGGGCGCTGGACGGCTACGCGAACCTGTGGTCCGGCGCGTATGCCAACCTGCGCTACCAGCGCGGCGCGGCAGCCCGCCTGTTCCCCGCCAACTCGGGGCGCGCGGAGCTGTATCAATCGCTCGGCAACGGCTGGGAAGCGTCGGTCAGCGACGACGTCCTCGGCTTCGCGTCGCGCGTGAACATCTACGGCGTCGGCATCGCGAAGTACACGGGCGACTGGTACGTCCAGCTGCGCCACCAGAACATCGTCTCGGCCGGGTCGCACGGCACCGGCGAACGCCTGCTGGCACGCTGGTATTACGCGGGCGACGCCGATACCTATGCCGAGGTGACCGTCAACAGCGGCCGCAGCGACGATCCCCTGAGCCTCGTCGGCGGCCAGGGCCGCTCCGGCGGCGGCAGCGCGACCTGGGTGCGCTACTGGACGCCGAACTGGGGCACCCGCGTGGGCGCCAGTTTTTCGCGCGCCAGCGGTGCCGACAACCAGCGCGGCCTGACATTCTCCCTGTACCGCCGATGGTAA